A genome region from Altererythrobacter aquiaggeris includes the following:
- the mfd gene encoding transcription-repair coupling factor produces the protein MPDLSRILGAKTPLTLSSVVRGAQPMVMADLARASASRAVFIAPDDAAMRAMAETAHFFAPEIEVLEFPAWDCLPYDRASPALSISAKRLSALHRLQAGKAGSQLLVTTVNALLQRVVTPFRIRESVRALKPGMEIGRESLIALLQRQGYGRTDTVADAGEYAVRGSIFDIYPTGLGQGLRLDFFGDELESLRLFDPGTQRTTGTLDEFLLLPASEALIDDASIKRFRSRYRELFGATATGDPLYQAVSEGRRLAGMEHWLPLFEDELSTLFDHLSAGDLIVAESSAIQAAEERQTDIADYHDARSKAAGQAAGSYRPLPANSLYLDGAEFRSAIKTWPVHRAVIFAEPASDAVVDFGFSSARDFAPERARGDNIYAAAASHLKAIGAAGKRPLIAAYSEGSRARISSILEEAGTRVALADSWQDALGKAAKGAPTAMVLPLEGGFASADIELLTEQDILGDRLVRRKRKRKDSDAFLAELSALGRGDLVVHTEHGIGRYLGLEPVPVGKSQHDCVKLEYRGGDKLYIPVENIDVLSRYGSSEDGAMLDRLGGEAWQKRRANLKERIREIAGELMRTAAARALRKAPVFAADGTGYNQFVDRFPWEETDDQDAAIADVLRDLESGRPMDRLVCGDVGFGKTEVALRAAFVAAMNGQQVAVVAPTTLLARQHFTNFSERFAGFPLKVGRLSRLVPPKETKQTREALQSGTMDIVIGTHAILSKTTRFNDLGLVIVDEEQRFGVTHKEKLKQLRSNVHMLTLTATPIPRTLQMAMSGLRELSTIQTPPVDRLAVRTYVMEWDDMVMREALLREHHRGGQSFIVVPRISDMADVEQWLKEHVPEIKAISAHGQMSPTEVEDRMSAFYERKYEVLLSTTIVESGLDIPTANTIIIHRADRFGLAQLYQLRGRVGRSKLRAYAYLTHPRDMGLSEVAEKRLKVLGDLDSLGAGFQLASHDLDIRGAGNLLGDEQSGHIREVGFELYQSMLEDAILAAKAGDAGLARDESRLSPQITVDAPIMIPESYVPDLAVRMALYRRLNDARDKDEIESMAAEMIDRFGDLPSATANLVRLIEIKHQAIEANIAKIDVGARGSLVTFRDNNFPDGPGLIAYVDRLDGAAKLRPDMKLVINRAWGDPQSRLNGLFQLTKGLSRIAMRAKKKG, from the coding sequence ATGCCCGACCTTTCCCGCATTCTTGGTGCCAAGACGCCGCTCACCCTGTCCTCCGTCGTCCGCGGGGCGCAACCGATGGTCATGGCGGATTTGGCCCGAGCGTCGGCATCGCGTGCCGTGTTCATCGCGCCCGACGATGCGGCGATGCGCGCGATGGCGGAAACCGCCCATTTCTTCGCGCCCGAAATAGAAGTCCTGGAATTCCCCGCCTGGGACTGTTTGCCCTATGACCGGGCCAGCCCGGCACTGTCGATCAGCGCCAAACGGCTGTCTGCACTGCACCGGTTGCAAGCCGGAAAAGCCGGGTCGCAGTTGCTGGTCACCACCGTAAACGCATTGCTCCAACGTGTTGTCACGCCGTTCCGAATCCGCGAATCCGTCCGGGCACTCAAACCCGGGATGGAGATCGGGCGCGAAAGCCTGATCGCGCTGCTTCAGCGGCAGGGATACGGGCGCACCGATACGGTGGCGGATGCAGGGGAATATGCAGTTCGCGGTTCGATATTCGATATTTACCCCACGGGCCTCGGGCAGGGTTTGCGGCTGGATTTCTTTGGTGATGAACTGGAAAGCCTGCGGTTATTCGATCCCGGCACCCAGCGCACGACCGGCACGCTGGACGAATTCCTGCTGCTTCCGGCAAGCGAGGCTTTGATCGACGACGCATCGATCAAACGGTTCCGCAGCCGCTACCGCGAACTTTTCGGTGCCACCGCGACCGGCGATCCCCTGTATCAGGCGGTAAGCGAAGGCCGCAGACTGGCAGGTATGGAACATTGGCTTCCGTTGTTCGAAGACGAACTTTCGACCTTGTTCGATCACCTGTCGGCAGGCGATCTGATCGTGGCCGAAAGCTCTGCCATACAGGCCGCCGAAGAACGGCAGACCGATATTGCCGATTACCACGATGCACGCAGCAAGGCGGCGGGTCAGGCCGCCGGAAGCTATCGCCCGCTGCCGGCAAATTCGCTGTATCTGGACGGGGCCGAATTCCGCAGCGCGATAAAAACGTGGCCGGTCCACCGCGCGGTGATTTTTGCCGAACCGGCGAGCGACGCGGTCGTTGATTTTGGATTTTCCTCGGCGCGCGATTTCGCGCCCGAGCGCGCGCGCGGCGATAATATCTATGCCGCCGCAGCCAGCCATTTGAAAGCCATCGGCGCAGCAGGCAAACGGCCGCTGATTGCAGCATATTCGGAAGGATCGCGCGCGCGCATTTCGTCGATTCTCGAAGAAGCCGGAACGCGCGTCGCATTGGCCGACAGTTGGCAGGATGCTCTGGGCAAGGCGGCCAAGGGGGCGCCCACTGCCATGGTGCTGCCGCTGGAAGGCGGATTTGCCAGCGCGGACATCGAACTGCTGACCGAACAGGACATTTTGGGTGACCGTCTGGTGCGCCGTAAGCGCAAGCGGAAGGATTCGGACGCATTTCTGGCTGAATTGAGCGCGCTTGGCCGCGGTGATCTGGTGGTCCACACCGAACACGGGATCGGGCGCTATCTGGGCCTTGAGCCGGTCCCGGTCGGCAAAAGCCAGCACGACTGCGTGAAGCTGGAATATCGCGGCGGCGACAAGCTGTATATTCCGGTTGAAAATATCGATGTGCTTTCGCGCTATGGCTCATCGGAAGATGGCGCAATGCTCGACCGGCTTGGCGGCGAGGCATGGCAGAAACGCCGTGCAAACCTGAAAGAACGCATCCGCGAAATCGCGGGCGAATTGATGCGGACCGCTGCGGCGCGCGCGCTGCGCAAAGCACCCGTGTTCGCTGCCGACGGTACTGGCTATAACCAGTTTGTTGACCGGTTCCCGTGGGAAGAAACCGATGATCAGGATGCCGCGATCGCAGACGTGTTGCGCGATCTGGAAAGCGGGCGCCCGATGGACCGGCTGGTCTGCGGCGACGTCGGCTTCGGCAAAACCGAGGTCGCCTTGCGCGCCGCATTTGTCGCTGCGATGAACGGCCAGCAGGTTGCAGTTGTTGCGCCGACCACTTTGCTAGCGCGGCAACATTTTACCAATTTCAGCGAACGGTTCGCCGGTTTCCCGCTCAAAGTCGGGCGTCTGTCGCGGCTGGTCCCGCCAAAGGAGACCAAACAAACCCGCGAGGCGCTGCAGAGCGGAACGATGGACATTGTCATCGGCACGCATGCAATCCTGTCCAAAACCACCCGGTTCAACGATCTGGGGCTGGTCATCGTGGATGAGGAACAGCGGTTCGGTGTTACGCACAAGGAAAAACTGAAGCAGCTGCGGTCCAATGTTCATATGCTGACTCTGACCGCAACGCCGATCCCGCGCACCTTGCAGATGGCGATGTCCGGATTGCGCGAACTCAGCACGATCCAGACCCCGCCGGTCGATCGTCTGGCGGTCCGCACTTATGTGATGGAGTGGGACGATATGGTGATGCGCGAGGCGCTGCTGCGCGAACATCACCGCGGCGGGCAAAGCTTTATCGTCGTGCCGCGCATTTCCGATATGGCGGATGTCGAGCAATGGCTCAAAGAACATGTCCCCGAGATCAAGGCTATCAGCGCGCATGGCCAAATGTCGCCGACCGAAGTCGAAGACCGGATGAGCGCGTTTTACGAACGCAAATACGAAGTGCTTCTTTCAACCACTATTGTCGAGAGCGGGCTGGATATTCCAACCGCCAACACCATCATAATCCACCGCGCCGACCGTTTCGGCCTTGCCCAGCTTTACCAGCTGCGCGGGCGTGTTGGCCGGTCCAAATTGCGGGCTTATGCCTATCTGACACATCCGCGAGACATGGGCCTGTCCGAAGTCGCGGAAAAACGCCTCAAGGTGCTTGGCGATCTGGATAGTCTGGGCGCGGGTTTCCAGCTTGCCAGTCACGACCTCGATATTCGCGGGGCGGGCAATTTGCTGGGCGACGAACAATCAGGACATATTCGCGAGGTCGGGTTCGAATTGTACCAATCCATGCTCGAAGACGCGATCCTTGCCGCAAAGGCGGGTGATGCCGGACTCGCGCGCGACGAAAGCCGCCTGAGCCCGCAGATCACGGTCGATGCGCCGATTATGATACCCGAAAGCTATGTGCCGGATCTGGCAGTGCGGATGGCGCTATACCGGCGCCTGAACGATGCGCGCGACAAGGACGAGATAGAATCGATGGCGGCCGAAATGATCGACCGGTTTGGCGATCTGCCTTCCGCAACTGCCAATCTCGTGCGGTTGATCGAGATCAAGCATCAGGCCATCGAAGCCAATATCGCCAAAATCGATGTCGGTGCGCGTGGTTCGCTGGTCACTTTCCGGGATAACAATTTCCCCGATGGTCCGGGTCTGATCGCCTATGTTGACCGGCTGGACGGCGCGGCAAAACTGCGGCCTGACATGAAACTTGTGATCAACCGCGCATGGGGCGACCCGCAAAGCCGGCTGAACGGCCTGTTCCAACTGACAAAGGGCCTCAGCCGGATTGCGATGCGGGCAAAGAAGAAAGGTTAG
- a CDS encoding GGDEF domain-containing phosphodiesterase, whose translation MATIAPQRPIRSDDMPRDTLTGLPGADALRARLGEWQDSRGAGEVAPIHAMLVGLGRFDTVNLAYGEAAGDSALIEVAARIQRFADEEVDGEWVLSRISGGNFLLAAHECWSRERWQWLADTLASAIARPIPHLSGEGAFRLWPRIVLMRPIAGEGPLTILDRLAETLGSMARDRSSRVQWADGELAPGGRSAVQLEADLLSALDRGEIEILYQPQYSLRDDRLVGAEALARWQHPELGRVGAGTLFTIAERADHVAQLSRHIALRALTGAKDWPGRLRLSLNVTPTDLAAHNFAEDFGAILDETGFDPARLTLEITEQSLLSDVDATTLALAPLCKRDIRIALDDFGAGFCNFRYLKLLPLSYLKLDKSMVDGILDDERDLAVFRAIAAMARALDLQLIVEGIETEQQRAMVAGEGAQIYQGFLKAAPLDQAGFNKLTR comes from the coding sequence ATGGCCACAATTGCCCCGCAGCGCCCGATCCGGAGCGATGACATGCCCCGCGACACATTGACGGGTCTGCCCGGCGCGGACGCGCTGCGTGCCCGGCTGGGCGAGTGGCAGGATAGCCGCGGTGCAGGCGAAGTCGCGCCGATCCACGCGATGCTGGTCGGCCTCGGGCGATTCGACACGGTCAATCTGGCATATGGCGAGGCTGCCGGTGACAGTGCGCTGATCGAAGTCGCTGCCCGGATTCAGCGTTTCGCGGATGAGGAAGTCGATGGCGAATGGGTTCTGTCACGCATCAGCGGGGGTAATTTCTTGCTGGCTGCGCATGAGTGCTGGAGCCGCGAGCGCTGGCAATGGTTAGCCGATACGCTCGCCAGTGCGATCGCGAGGCCGATCCCCCATTTGTCGGGTGAGGGCGCCTTTCGCCTTTGGCCGCGGATCGTATTGATGCGCCCGATCGCAGGCGAGGGACCGCTGACGATTCTCGACCGGCTGGCGGAGACGCTGGGCAGTATGGCGCGCGACCGGAGTTCGCGGGTCCAATGGGCCGACGGCGAGCTGGCTCCGGGCGGACGCAGCGCTGTGCAACTCGAGGCAGATTTGCTCTCGGCGCTGGATCGCGGAGAAATCGAGATACTGTATCAGCCGCAATACTCACTTCGCGATGATCGGCTTGTCGGGGCAGAGGCGCTCGCCCGCTGGCAGCATCCCGAACTGGGGCGCGTCGGTGCCGGCACATTGTTCACGATTGCCGAACGTGCCGATCACGTCGCTCAACTGTCGCGCCACATCGCCCTGCGAGCGTTGACGGGCGCAAAAGATTGGCCGGGTCGGTTGCGCCTGTCGCTCAATGTCACGCCGACTGATCTGGCGGCGCATAATTTTGCCGAAGATTTTGGCGCGATCCTTGATGAGACCGGCTTTGATCCCGCGCGGTTGACGCTGGAAATTACCGAACAGTCGTTGCTAAGCGATGTCGATGCGACCACGCTGGCACTGGCGCCGCTGTGCAAACGCGATATCCGGATCGCGCTGGATGATTTCGGGGCGGGGTTCTGCAACTTCCGTTATCTCAAACTGTTGCCGCTCAGTTACCTCAAGCTCGACAAGAGCATGGTCGATGGTATTCTGGATGATGAGCGTGATCTGGCGGTATTCCGCGCAATTGCCGCCATGGCGCGAGCGCTGGATTTGCAGCTGATCGTCGAAGGTATCGAAACCGAGCAACAGCGCGCCATGGTCGCTGGTGAGGGGGCGCAGATCTATCAGGGGTTTCTGAAAGCGGCGCCGCTGGATCAGGCGGGCTTCAACAAACTGACCCGCTAA
- a CDS encoding NAD kinase, with product MPKTNEFARLALAVSDTDPASEAEALLLDLTDWVPIEDADAVVVLGGDGFMLQTLHAMLDAGRVIPAYGLNLGTVGFLMNRFRGGANILGRIAKARTVKIAPLRMEATTQSGETLSLRAINEVSLLRETRQTAKLEVSVSGKVRIPELACDGVLLATPAGSTAYNLSASGPILPLDSELLALTPISPFRPRRWRGAILPDRSQVTFRVLDPVKRPVAAVADQRELRDIAEVRLEIARDSELTLLFDPGHSLDERIVSEQFVV from the coding sequence TTGCCAAAGACCAATGAATTCGCGCGCCTTGCCCTGGCTGTCTCCGATACGGACCCCGCATCCGAGGCTGAAGCGCTGCTCTTGGATCTGACCGATTGGGTGCCGATCGAAGATGCCGATGCGGTGGTTGTTCTGGGCGGCGACGGCTTCATGCTGCAGACCCTGCACGCGATGCTTGATGCCGGACGGGTAATTCCTGCCTACGGGCTTAATCTGGGCACGGTCGGCTTTTTGATGAACCGTTTTCGCGGCGGTGCCAATATTCTCGGCCGGATTGCAAAAGCACGCACGGTCAAGATCGCTCCGCTGCGGATGGAGGCCACCACCCAGAGCGGCGAAACGCTCAGCCTCCGGGCAATAAACGAAGTGTCGCTGCTGCGCGAAACGCGGCAAACCGCCAAGCTGGAAGTGTCAGTCAGCGGCAAGGTCCGCATACCAGAACTGGCGTGCGACGGTGTGCTGCTGGCAACACCGGCGGGATCGACCGCCTATAATCTGTCCGCCAGCGGCCCGATTCTGCCGCTCGATTCCGAATTGCTCGCCCTGACCCCGATCAGCCCGTTCCGGCCGCGGCGCTGGCGCGGCGCAATCCTGCCCGATCGCAGCCAGGTAACATTCCGCGTGCTGGATCCGGTCAAGCGGCCGGTTGCCGCAGTCGCCGACCAAAGGGAACTGCGCGATATCGCCGAAGTCCGCCTTGAAATCGCGCGCGATAGCGAGCTGACCCTGCTTTTCGATCCCGGCCACAGCCTGGACGAGAGGATTGTGAGCGAGCAATTTGTGGTCTGA
- a CDS encoding Arm DNA-binding domain-containing protein, with amino-acid sequence MAGGAEKLSVAKIRAAKPHAKKSTASGSGPRWAKYGDGKGLWLLVGPTGTKHWRYIYTMNKRTRHLSLGEVDTGDIAASVDAARTKAREFREMTRLGIDPKMKLEAEKAERREAILSGLGQQPANQTQTFQFLAERYIEVKEADWADKTVANWKGTMRDYVWPTRISKQHTIPK; translated from the coding sequence ATGGCGGGTGGAGCGGAAAAACTATCGGTTGCCAAGATAAGGGCTGCGAAGCCCCATGCTAAGAAATCCACCGCCAGCGGCAGCGGACCGCGATGGGCGAAGTATGGCGACGGTAAGGGCCTCTGGCTCTTGGTTGGGCCGACCGGGACGAAGCATTGGCGCTACATCTACACGATGAATAAGCGCACCCGGCACCTATCGTTGGGAGAGGTCGATACCGGCGACATTGCGGCCAGCGTTGACGCGGCTAGGACCAAGGCCCGCGAATTTCGAGAGATGACCCGGTTGGGCATTGATCCGAAGATGAAGCTGGAAGCCGAGAAAGCCGAGCGGCGCGAAGCGATCCTTTCCGGGTTGGGCCAGCAACCGGCAAACCAAACCCAAACATTCCAGTTTCTGGCCGAGCGCTACATTGAGGTAAAGGAAGCCGACTGGGCCGATAAGACGGTGGCCAACTGGAAAGGCACCATGCGTGATTATGTCTGGCCCACCAGAATTTCGAAGCAGCACACGATCCCGAAATGA
- a CDS encoding phage major capsid protein, which translates to MNSITAEFNRQEGIAFIAGDGVNKPSGLLTYIVGGVNENTHPGGTLDVITEAIAVDALIDFMYGLAAPYRQNATWLMSSLTAAALTRLKDADGNLIWRESLIVGQPSTLLGRPVEIDEAMPGPEAGNLAIALGDFRAGFLINDRTGVRVMRDPFTARPFVNFYCTKRVGAGLLDPNAIRLLKIPV; encoded by the coding sequence GTGAATTCGATCACCGCTGAATTCAATCGTCAGGAAGGCATCGCCTTCATCGCTGGCGATGGGGTCAATAAGCCTTCCGGCCTGTTGACCTATATCGTGGGCGGAGTGAACGAGAACACCCACCCCGGCGGGACGTTGGACGTCATCACCGAAGCCATTGCGGTCGATGCTCTCATCGACTTCATGTATGGCCTCGCAGCCCCCTACCGGCAGAATGCGACTTGGCTCATGTCGAGCCTGACCGCTGCGGCCCTAACCCGGCTCAAGGATGCGGACGGAAACCTGATCTGGCGGGAAAGCCTCATCGTGGGCCAGCCCTCTACCCTGCTGGGCCGTCCGGTCGAGATTGACGAAGCCATGCCAGGACCGGAAGCGGGCAACCTCGCTATCGCGCTGGGCGATTTCCGGGCTGGATTTTTGATTAACGACCGCACCGGCGTTCGGGTCATGCGCGATCCCTTCACGGCTCGGCCTTTCGTGAATTTCTACTGTACCAAGCGTGTCGGCGCGGGCCTTCTCGATCCGAACGCAATCCGCCTGCTTAAAATCCCGGTCTAA